One Nicotiana tomentosiformis chromosome 4, ASM39032v3, whole genome shotgun sequence genomic window carries:
- the LOC104093053 gene encoding transcription factor bHLH143-like, with translation MEKNFESSFLHQYSDLQLAHLNFSYPRFDIGQQYSFPTYMTPQSNEVPMNGNSPFFTFSGLLQSKSSQPTEPLNWLYCSPPFYQGVARVSTSLPEEKLAPQAIEYPNAGTASAQKRFLVFDQSGDQTTLIYSSANATPVQCPASLIPTPPALYDLVKVDPEIKKNEASPFGHFLSDEYFEESTRDDVESEMREDTEELNALLYSDDDNYYSEDDEETSTGHSPSTMTTHDLPEWFDERGEEVASSAGPTKRHKLLDGSYDAPSLRDTTTSAKAYTCSDLEDDAQSSCGNGFDQVSGAQCSPSGKKRLRKDKIRDTISILQEIIPGGKGKDSMVVIDEAIRYLRSLKVKAKSLGLDSL, from the coding sequence ATGGAAAAGAACTTTGAATCTTCATTCCTTCACCAGTATTCAGATCTGCAGTTAGCCCATTTGAATTTTTCTTATCCTCGATTTGATATAGGGCAGCAGTATTCTTTTCCTACTTACATGACTCCTCAGTCAAATGAGGTTCCTATGAATGGGAATTCTCCCTTTTTCACATTTTCTGGGCTTCTACAGTCAAAGTCAAGCCAGCCAACTGAACCTCTCAATTGGTTATATTGTTCGCCTCCGTTCTACCAGGGAGTTGCTCGTGTTTCGACTTCTTTACCGGAAGAGAAGCTTGCTCCTCAAGCAATCGAATATCCTAATGCAGGCACCGCATCTGCTCAGAAGAGATTCCTTGTTTTTGATCAATCTGGTGATCAAACAACTTTGATCTATAGTTCTGCTAATGCTACTCCTGTACAATGCCCGGCTTCTTTGATTCCAACACCACCTGCCCTTTATGATTTGGTTAAGGTGGATCCAGAGATTAAAAAGAATGAAGCTTCTCCATTTGGGCATTTCCTTAGTGATGAATATTTTGAAGAAAGTACCAGAGATGATGTTGAAAGTGAAATGCGTGAGGATACTGAAGAACTGAACGCCCTACTCTATTCAGATGATGATAATTATTATTCCGAGGATGATGAAGAAACAAGCACTGGTCACTCGCCTAGTACTATGACAACTCATGATTTACCAGAGTGGTTTGACGAAAGGGGTGAAGAAGTAGCTAGTTCTGCAGGGCCGACCAAAAGGCATAAACTGTTAGATGGTAGCTATGATGCACCGTCGCTCAGAGATACCACAACCTCTGCAAAAGCATATACGTGCTCCGACTTAGAGGATGATGCACAATCCAGTTGCGGCAATGGCTTTGACCAAGTTTCAGGAGCACAGTGTTCTCCATCTGGGAAAAAGAGGCTGAGAAAAGATAAAATTCGTGATACTATAAGTATTTTGCAGGAAATAATCCCTGGAGGGAAGGGAAAAGACTCGATGGTTGTTATAGATGAAGCAATCCGTTACTTGAGATCCCTGAAAGTGAAAGCCAAGTCTCTAGGACTTGATTCTCTTTGA